The Halorhabdus rudnickae region ACCTGGCCCTCGCTTGCGGTGACCCGCTCGGTCACACGTCCGGTTGCGCCTTTCAACGACTCGGAGTCGCTGGTTCGTGCCTCACCTTTCCCGCCGTAGAAGTCGAACTGTCGGTAGGCATACAGTGTAACCGATCCGACGGCCAGTACCACTCCGGCCATGATCACGACTGAGAAGACGCCAAGCGACGCCGGGAGTGCGAGTCCGACCAGTCCGGCGATAAGCAGTGCGATCCCCAGGACGATGAAGTACGCTCCCGGAGCCATCGCTTCCGCGATGAGGAGCAACGCTCCCGCTAACAGCAATAGCAACGACAGATCCGTGCCAAAGACCGACGCCATGCCCCCATCTTTGGTCCGAGATGAGTTAACAGTTCGGGCCTCTTTTCTCTGTCAGCAACCCGCCCAGTTCGAACCGTCCTGTGGACGCGCCCGTCATTTTCTCTCCTCGGGAACGGGCGGGTTCACGAACAGCCCATCGACCAGGAGCACGAGACACACGATCCCGGCGGCCCCGATCGCCAGCACGGTAGAGTCGACGATCCAGCGACCGAGGACGAACGTTCCGAAAAAGGCGAGCGGGAGGGCGAACAGTATCAGGTCCTGGCGGGACGCGGACAGTGTCGAACCCATCGGTTCTGGCGGGTTCATCGTAGACTGGCTGATGAGCTCGACGCACAAAAAAGTAATTAGATATAATTAAAAGGTCGATCCCGCCGCGCATCGATCGAGCCGCTTTCCTGCCATCTCTCGGCTTGACTGCGACAGCGACCGGTATCCGGAGCGTTTCTCTTTCCCCGGTGTGGCGGGTGATCACCGCAGTACCTGCCTGCAAGGCGTCCCTTTTGGTCGGGCCCATCGAAGAGACAGTATGACTGAACGAGTCTGTGTCGTCGGCGCCGGCATCGCCGGGGCAGGGGCGGCCCACGTGCTGGACGGCGTCGATGTGACGGTCTTCGAGATGGACACCGTCGGCGGGCGCATGGCGAGTCACCGCCGGAACGGATGTGTGTTCGACTTCGGCGCGAACTACCTCGAACTCGGGGACGCGGACCTCGAATCCGTTATCGAGGACGCCGCCGGGGACGTTGCCGTCGAGATCGAACCGCCGGTCTGGCAGTTCGACGCGAGCGGCGAGATCGCCGAAGGTCAGACGCCTCAGAACACCCGCTGGACGACCAAAGAGGGTCTCGATGGCATTGTCCGGGCGATGATAGAGAACAGCGGGGCCGATCTGGAGGTCGGCGTCGGCGTCACCCACCTTGAGCGCCTCACGGACGGTTGGCTGGTCAGAACCGACACGGGCGAGCGGGAGTTCGACGCGGTCGTGCTGGCCGTCCCCGGCGCTTCGGCGTCGGTACTCTTCGAGACAGCCGACTGGGGCGCTCCCATCCGAGCTGACCTCGCGGGAGCGCTCGATACGATCCCCTATCGGACGATGGACAGCGTCGCGTTGCACTACCCCTTCGAACTCGAGACGCCGTTTTTCGGCCTCGTCAGCGAGGAGGGGGTCTACGATGTCGCCTGGGTCTCCAACGAGGGGCACAAGCCGGGCCACGTTCCGGATGGTGAGGCCATCGTCATCGTCCAGTTCGGTCCAGGATGGGCAGTCACGCATCCGCAGACGTCACCCGCCGCGGCCGCCGAGGCCGCCACACAGCGAGTAGTGGAACTCCTTGGGGACGACCGATTGACCGAGCCAACATGGTGGGAGTACCAACGCTGGGGCGACGCCGTTCCGACCCGCGGGATCGACGACTCACTGTTCGAACGCGCTCTCGAGGACGACCTCGCGATCGCAGGCGACTGGGTCGAAGGGATCGGCCGGACGCGGGCGGCGCTCCGGAGCGGGCTCCGTGCCGGTCGCGAACTCCTGTAATCGGCCGCAAGTATCTTTGTCACGCCGGAGCAACGGCCCGGATGACATGTCTGACTTCGAGGCCTACACCTGTGAAACGTGTGGTGAGGACTTCAAGGCACATCCGAGTTCGAACGCCGCCGAAACGGGCTATTGCAGTCCCGCCTGTGAAAACGCCGCCTGAAACGGCCCCCGCGATTTATTCGTCGGGTCGGTAGTTCGGTGCCTCGTCGGTGATGACGACATCGTGGGGATGGTTTTCTTGCTGGCCGGCACCCGAGACCCGGACGAACTCCGCGCGCTCTTTGAAATCGGGAATGGATTCGGCGCCGACGTACCCCATGCCGGATTTCATGCCGCCGACGAGCTGGTGGAGTTCGTCCTCGACCGGCCCCTTGTACGGCGTTGCGGCCTCGACGCCCTCCGGGACGTACTCTTCGTCGTCCTGTCCCGCTTCGACGTCTTTGAGGTAGCGGTCGCCGCCACCGGACTTCATCGCCCCGACCGATCCCATCCCGCGGTACTGCTTGTACTTCTTGCCGTTCATCGTAACGATGCGGCCGGGGGCCTCGTCGGTGCCCGCGAAGTAAGAC contains the following coding sequences:
- a CDS encoding NfeD family protein yields the protein MASVFGTDLSLLLLLAGALLLIAEAMAPGAYFIVLGIALLIAGLVGLALPASLGVFSVVIMAGVVLAVGSVTLYAYRQFDFYGGKGEARTSDSESLKGATGRVTERVTASEGQVKLRSGGFNPHYQARAFDDEIPVGEEVIVVDPGGGNVLTVESMAVLSSDEIDEELEAGREATEPEAKNPGRDADREPETDPA
- a CDS encoding NAD(P)/FAD-dependent oxidoreductase, translating into MTERVCVVGAGIAGAGAAHVLDGVDVTVFEMDTVGGRMASHRRNGCVFDFGANYLELGDADLESVIEDAAGDVAVEIEPPVWQFDASGEIAEGQTPQNTRWTTKEGLDGIVRAMIENSGADLEVGVGVTHLERLTDGWLVRTDTGEREFDAVVLAVPGASASVLFETADWGAPIRADLAGALDTIPYRTMDSVALHYPFELETPFFGLVSEEGVYDVAWVSNEGHKPGHVPDGEAIVIVQFGPGWAVTHPQTSPAAAAEAATQRVVELLGDDRLTEPTWWEYQRWGDAVPTRGIDDSLFERALEDDLAIAGDWVEGIGRTRAALRSGLRAGRELL